Proteins co-encoded in one Sulfuricaulis limicola genomic window:
- a CDS encoding NAD(P)-binding domain-containing protein, protein MTTDFIVYLLYLAPLTVVLFFYLRRHKKKEQHHVMQMQQAVEAGLTEPASLHPVFDPRRCLGSGACVKACPEGAIGIIRGKGHLVKPAVCIGHGACAASCPHDAITLVFGTAKRGMDIPQVNPNFETNVPGLYIAGELGGMGLIRKAVDQGRQAIESIRKGKKGSAPLDVVVIGAGPAGIAASLAALEHKLKFVTLEQEDSLGGTVYHYPRNKIVMTAPMQLPILGKVKMSEISKEALMEFWQGVVKKTGLKLNFSERMETISKNVNGFTVKTSRGSYNTKAVLLAIGRRGTPRKLEVPGEELPKVVYRLIDPEQYRNQQVLVVGGGDSALEAALALADEPGTGVTLSYRGEAFGRVKEKNRQRLQEAEKNGRIRVLLQSNVKKIDPDKVTLDHAGKMIEIKNSAVIVSAGGVLPTPFLKEIGVMVETKFGTA, encoded by the coding sequence ATGACAACTGATTTTATCGTTTATCTGCTGTATTTGGCGCCGCTGACCGTGGTGCTGTTCTTTTATCTGCGCCGGCACAAGAAAAAGGAACAACACCATGTCATGCAGATGCAGCAGGCTGTCGAAGCGGGGCTCACGGAACCGGCCTCGTTGCATCCGGTGTTCGACCCGCGGCGCTGTCTCGGTTCCGGCGCCTGCGTCAAGGCCTGCCCGGAGGGCGCGATCGGGATCATCAGGGGCAAGGGGCATCTGGTGAAACCGGCCGTGTGTATCGGTCACGGCGCCTGCGCCGCGTCCTGTCCGCACGACGCCATCACGCTCGTGTTCGGCACCGCCAAGCGCGGCATGGATATTCCCCAGGTCAATCCGAATTTCGAAACCAATGTCCCGGGCCTGTACATCGCCGGAGAGCTGGGTGGCATGGGGCTTATCCGCAAGGCGGTGGATCAGGGGCGTCAGGCCATCGAATCCATTCGCAAGGGGAAGAAAGGCAGCGCGCCGCTGGATGTGGTCGTCATTGGCGCCGGGCCGGCGGGTATCGCGGCCTCGCTCGCGGCGCTGGAGCACAAGCTGAAATTCGTCACGCTGGAGCAGGAAGACTCGCTGGGGGGCACGGTATACCACTATCCGCGCAACAAGATCGTCATGACCGCGCCGATGCAGTTGCCGATACTGGGCAAGGTGAAAATGAGCGAGATCAGCAAGGAAGCGCTGATGGAATTCTGGCAGGGGGTGGTGAAGAAGACCGGCCTCAAGCTGAATTTCAGCGAGCGCATGGAAACGATCTCGAAGAACGTAAATGGTTTTACCGTAAAAACCTCGCGAGGTTCCTACAACACCAAAGCGGTGCTGCTGGCCATCGGCCGGCGCGGTACGCCGCGCAAGCTGGAGGTGCCGGGAGAGGAGCTGCCCAAGGTGGTCTATCGTCTCATCGATCCGGAGCAATACCGCAACCAGCAGGTGCTGGTGGTGGGTGGCGGCGACAGCGCGCTGGAAGCGGCGCTGGCGCTGGCCGATGAACCCGGAACCGGGGTGACACTTTCCTATCGTGGCGAGGCCTTCGGGCGCGTGAAGGAGAAGAATCGTCAGCGCCTGCAGGAGGCGGAGAAGAATGGCCGGATAAGGGTATTGTTGCAGTCGAACGTAAAGAAAATCGATCCGGACAAGGTCACACTGGATCATGCCGGAAAAATGATTGAGATCAAAAACAGCGCTGTCATCGTCAGCGCCGGCGGCGTGCTGCCAACACCGTTCCTGAAAGAGATCGGGGTGATGGTGGAAACGAAGTTCGGAACGGCGTGA